Proteins encoded by one window of Cucurbita pepo subsp. pepo cultivar mu-cu-16 chromosome LG14, ASM280686v2, whole genome shotgun sequence:
- the LOC111810465 gene encoding transcription factor MYB80-like gives KXEKENVKRGQWTPEEDNKLSSYIVQHGTRNWRLIPKNAGLQRCGKSCRLRWTNYLRPDLKHGQFSDMEEQTIVKLHSVVGNRWSLIAAQLPGRTDNDVKNHWNTKLKKKLSGMGIDPVTHKPFSHLMAEIATTLAPPQVSHLAEAALGCFKDEMLHLLTKKRVDFQLQQANVPPGSTAGTYIHGKQNEKDGTVENIKLGLSRAIQQPDLISPYKPWNSTDAVGTSNCFPGSTSEFQYAPLSFGTEGDGSSWSQSLCTGSTCTAEQQGQLHDILEETEEELSESGKEMRNRTSIFSSNSVLWDLPCDDLMNPIV, from the exons aaaNGTGAGAAGGAAAATGTTAAGAGAGGACAGTGGACTCCTGAAGAAGATAACAAGCTGTCGTCCTACATCGTCCAGCACGGCACTCGAAACTGGCGCCTTATCCCCAAGAATGCTG GTCTCCAAAGATGTGGGAAGAGCTGTCGGCTACGTTGGACTAATTACCTTCGCCCCGACCTGAAGCACGGCCAGTTTTCCGATATGGAAGAACAAACTATTGTCAAGCTACATTCTGTTGTTGGCAACAG GTGGTCATTGATTGCAGCTCAATTACCTGGTCGAACCGATAATGATGTCAAGAATCACTGGAACActaagttgaagaagaagctatCAGGAATGGGCATTGATCCAGTCACTCACAAGCCATTCTCCCATCTCATGGCTGAAATCGCCACTACTTTGGCTCCTCCACAAGTTTCCCATCTTGCTGAAGCAGCCCTCGGCTGCTTCAAAGACGAAATGCTTCACCTTCTTACAAAGAAGCGCGTCGATTTCCAGCTTCAACAAGCCAACGTACCGCCCGGAAGCACGGCAGGAACTTACATTCACGGCAAACAAAATGAGAAAGATGGTACTGTTGAGAATATCAAACTTGGTTTGTCAAGAGCCATTCAACAGCCTGATCTCATCTCACCTTATAAGCCTTGGAATTCTACTGATGCAGTAGGGACAAGCAATTGTTTTCCTGGATCAACGTCGGAGTTCCAATACGCTCCACTGTCGTTCGGGACCGAGGGGGATGGGTCATCATGGAGCCAGAGCTTATGTACGGGAAGTACGTGCACGGCCGAACAACAGGGGCAACTGCATGATATTCTTgaagaaacagaagaagagCTATCAGAGAGTGGCAAAGAGATGAGAAATAGAACAAGTATTTTCAGTTCAAACTCAGTGTTGTGGGATTTACCATGTGATGATCTGATGAATCCAATAGTCTGa
- the LOC111810752 gene encoding enhancer of mRNA-decapping protein 4, translating into MASTGNPNPNPTNPPFDVQKFFKPTISNPPPTSQNPTLLNSSPFPPPSSSYPPPTGPFSYPLQNAPFHHPYHSPHLPNQVPYSQDQFSNLHHQRSLSYPTPPLQPSPPPVNVGVPQNNPAQSSGARIMAMIRAPGSNLEQLPLPPAPLASMPSPSSGIPESSAPPNIPIMTTIPMIQGVNPGISPTGPVRMPSSKLPKGRHLIGDHVVYDVNVRLQGEIQPQLEVTPITKYGSDPQLVLGRQIAVNKTYICYGLKQGNIRVLNINTALRSLFRGHEKRVTDMAFFAEDVHLLASVDVGGRVYVWKISEGPDEETKPQITGKVVISLHMEGGEGEIVHPRVCWHCHKQEVLVVGFGKSVLRIDTTKVGKGESFSAEAPIKFSLDKLIDGVQLVGKHDGEVTELSMCQWMTSRLVSASMDGTIKIWEDRKASPLLVLRPHDGQPVNAATFLTAPNRPDHIILITAGPLNWEVKIWSSASEEGWLLPSDAESWKCTQTLELKSSAESQVEEAFFNQIVALSPAGLLLLANAKKNAIYAIHLDYGLNPASTRMDYIAEFTVTMPILSFTGTSEILDRLTHIVQVYCVQTQAIQQYALDLSQCLPPPLDNVVLEKADSNVSQDSAGVEGLAALFPSGSKPTDTPFTSSTPRGSVLVNGSESATAERYPASTTSQDAASIANTESKPATLSPVASNTDIVSTASPPLPLSPRLSRNLSGFRSPVVSFEPITAVSDHAGDRRGNDFSVNRQMDAIHTNLSEVSSLDDESRIIEEKIAREDLSNVLNPPIVFKHPTHLITPSEILMAVSSSETTNVTEGKSEGETNIQDVVVNNDVEDTEMEVKEVEMKSPQNGEYGRRGEPQNLSPENKEKIFCSQASDLGMEVARECSTLSSETYIIEESPQVDANTINSEEDSQTGEGDRTSAKDVSEKVSESSISTTLQIPTPNTKGKKNKGKNSQALGLVSQSSSAFNSNESSTEPCGSSSLLPPEAAFPPLLAIQDTLNQIMSTQKEMQKQMQTTLAVPVTKEGKRLEAALGRSMEKALKANADALLARIQEESAKNEKLLRDNTQKISSLVANFVNKDLPAFLEKALKKEMSTIGPAVARTITPAIEKTISSAIIDSFQRGVGDKAVSQLEKAVNSKLEATVARQIQAQFQTSGKQALQDALKSSFEASVIPAFEMSCKAMFEQVDSTFQKGLVEHSAAAQQHFDSSHSSLALALRDAINSASTMAQSLSGELAEGQRKLIALATAGANASSMNPLVTQLSNGPLGALHEKVEVPLDPTKELSRLLSERKYEEAFTTALQRSDVNIVSWLCSQVDLRAILANPLALSQGVLLSLLQQLACDINKDRSRKIGWMTDVAAAVNPTDPMIAMHVRPIFEQVYQILNHQRTLSTISPVELTGIRIIMHVVNSMLVTCK; encoded by the exons ATGGCTTCCACTGggaatccaaatccaaatccaacgAATCCACCATTTGATGTCCAGAAATTCTTTAAACCCACCATTTCCAACCCTCCGCCGACCTCCCAAAACCCTACCCTTTTGAATTCATCGCCATTTCCGcctccttcttcctcttaCCCTCCTCCCACTGGTCCTTTCTCTTACCCACTTCAGAACGCCCCATTTCATCATCCCTATCATTCTCCTCATCTTCCCAATCAAGTTCCGTACTCTCAGGACCAGTTCTCTAATCTTCACCATCAGCGCTCTCTTTCTTATCCCACGCCGCCGCTTCAGCCTTCTCCTCCTCCGGTCAACGTCGGCGTCCCGCAGAACAATCCGGCGCAGAGCTCTGGTGCTCGGATAATGGCGATGATTAGAGCCCCTGGTTCTAATCTCGAACAACTCCCTCTTCCCCCTGCTCCATTGGCTTCGATGCCGTCTCCTTCCTCGGGCATTCCTGAATCTTCAGCGCCTCCTAATATTCCCATCATGACTACCATTCCCATGATACAGGGGGTTAATCCTGGCATTTCTCCTACCGGGCCGGTTCGAATGCCGAGTAGTAAGCTTCCTAAAGGCCGGCATTTGATCGGTGATCATGTGGTGTATGATGTGAATGTTAGGTTGCAAGGAGAGATCCAGCCACAGCTCGAAGTGACGCCTATTACCAAATATGGTTCAGATCCTCAGCTTGTGCTGGGGCGTCAAATTGCGGTCAACAAGACATATATATGCTATGGATTGAAACAGGGGAACATTCGAGTTCTTAATATCAATACCGCGCTAAGATCTTTGTTTCGAGGCCATGAAAAG AGGGTCACTGACATGGCATTCTTTGCGGAAGATGTTCATCTTTTGGCTAG TGTTGACGTAGGTGGACGAGTTTATGTTTGGAAGATTTCTGAGGGCCCTGATGAAGAAACTAAGCCACAAATCACTGGGAAAGTTGTTATCTCCCTTCATATGGAAGGAGGAGAGGGGGAAATTGTTCATCCACGAGTTTGCTGGCATTGTCACAAACAg GAAGTTTTGGTTGTTGGATTTGGGAAGTCTGTTCTGAGGATTGACACAACAAAAGTTGGGAAGGGTGAAAGCTTTTCTGCCGAAGCTCCTATCAAATTTTCTCTTGATAAGTTGATTGATGGCGTCCAGCTTGTTGGTAAGCATGATGGAGAAGTGACTGAGTTGTCCATGTGCCAGTGGATGACTTCTCGATTGGTTTCTGCTTCTATGGATGGAACG ATCAAAATCTGGGAAGATCGCAAGGCATCACCTTTGCTGGTTTTGAGACCTCATGACGGCCAACCAGTTAATGCAGCTACTTTCTTGACTGCTCCTAATCGACCAGATCACATTATACTCATAACAGCT GGGCCTCTAAATTGGGAAGTGAAAATATGGTCATCTGCAAGCGAGGAAGGTTGGCTGCTTCCTAGTGATGCCGAATCATGGAAATGCACCCAGACCCTGGAACTGAAGAGTTCAGCTGAAAGTCAAGTTGAAGAGGCTTTCTTTAATCAAATTGTAGCATTATCTCCAGCTGGCCTTCTTTTGCTTGCTAATGCTAAGAAGAATGCTATATATGCAATTCACTTAGATTATGGTCTTAATCCAGCCTCGACACGGATGGATTATATAGCAGAGTTTACTGTCACGATGCCGATTTTAAGTTTTACTGGAACGAGTGAAATATTAGACCGTCTAACACATATTGTCCAGGTCTATTGCGTACAAACACAAGCAATACAGCAGTATGCTTTAGACTTATCTCAGTGCTTACCCCCACCATTGGACAATGTGGTGTTAGAAAAGGCAGATTCTAATGTTTCACAAGATTCTGCTGGGGTTGAAGGACTGGCTGCCTTGTTTCCATCTGGGAGCAAGCCAACTGACACACCCTTCACTAGTTCCACACCCAGGGGTTCAGTGCTAGTCAATGGCTCTGAAAGTGCTACTGCAGAAAGATATCCTGCAAGCACCACTTCTCAGGATGCCGCATCCATTGCAAATACGGAATCTAAACCTGCTACACTGTCACCTGTAGCTAGTAACACAGACATTGTCTCTACTGCATCACCTCCTCTTCCTTTGAGCCCACGCTTGTCTAGAAATCTGTCTGGTTTTAGAAGTCCAGTGGTTTCCTTTGAGCCTATTACTGCAGTTAGTGATCATGCTGGTGACCGACGTGGTAATGACTTTTCAGTCAATCGACAAATGGATGCCATTCACACAAATTTGTCGGAAGTGTCTTCCCTGGATGATGAGTCCAGAATCATTGAGGAGAAAATTGCACGGGAAGATCTGTCTAATGTCCTAAATCCTCCGATTGTGTTTAAGCATCCAACTCATCTTATTACCCCCTCTGAGATACTGATGGCTGTTTCTTCCTCTGAAACAACGAATGTCACTGAAGGTAAGAGTGAGGGAGAGACAAATATCCAGGACGTAGTGGTTAACAATGACGTTGAAGATACAGAGATGGAGGTTAAAGAGGTAGAAATGAAGTCTCCTCAGAATGGTGAATATGGTCGTAGAGGTGAGCCTCAAAACCTTTCTCCGGAGAACAAGGAAAAAATTTTCTGCTCACAAGCTTCAGATCTTGGTATGGAAGTGGCTCGAGAGTGTAGTACACTATCATCTGAAACTTATATCATTGAGGAATCTCCACAAGTTGATGCTAATACAATAAACTCAGAGGAAGACTCCCAAACTGGTGAGGGTGATAGAACATCTGCCAAAGATGTGTCGGAAAAGGTTTCGGAATCATCTATATCAACAACTCTTCAAATTCCAACTCCTAATacaaaggggaaaaagaacAAGGGGAAAAATTCTCAAGCCTTAGGCTTGGTTTCCCAATCTTCCAGTGCTTTCAATTCTAATGAATCTTCCACTGAACCTTGCGGTAGTTCAAGCCTTCTTCCACCTGAAGCTGCTTTTCCTCCTTTACTGGCCATTCAAGATACGTTGAATCAG ATAATGAGCACTCAGAAAGAAATGCAAAAGCAGATGCAGACGACACTTGCAGTTCCAGTTACTAAAGAAGGTAAAAGGCTGGAGGCAGCTCTTGGACGGAGCATGGAAAAGGCCTTGAAAGCGAATGCTGATGCATTATTGGCCCGGATTCAGGAAGAGAGTgctaaaaatgagaaattattacGTGATAATACTCAAAAGATATCTAGTCTTGTTGCAAACTTTGTAAACAAGGACTTGCCTGCCTTTTTAGAGAAAGCTCTGAAGAAGGAAATGTCTACCATTGGACCTGCTGTGGCTCGCACAATAACACCAGCTATTGAGAAAACAATTTCTTCTGCCATCATTGATTCCTTCCAG AGAGGAGTAGGCGACAAGGCAGTAAGTCAACTAGAGAAAGCTGTCAACTCAAAGCTTGAAGCAACTGTTGCTAGGCAAATCCAAGCACAGTTTCAAACCTCCGGCAAGCAAGCTCTTCAg GATGCACTAAAATCTAGTTTCGAAGCATCAGTAATTCCTGCCTTTGAAATGTCGTGCAAAGCCATGTTTGAGCAAGTAGATTCTACCTTCCAGAAAGGACTGGTTGAACACTCAGCTGCAGCTCAGCAGCACTTCGACTCCTCACATTCTTCATTGGCACTTGCTTTGAGG GATGCAATAAATTCAGCATCGACAATGGCACAGTCCTTGAGTGGAGAATTGGCTGAAGGCCAAAGAAAACTGATAGCCCTAGCAACTGCTGGAGCAAATGCTAGTTCAATGAATCCTTTGGTTACCCAACTAAGCAATGGACCATTGGGTGCTCTCCATGAGAAG GTTGAGGTTCCTTTGGATCCTACCAAAGAACTGTCGAGACTGTTATCTGAAAGGAAATATGAGGAAGCTTTCACCACTGCTTTACAGAGAAGTGATGTGAATATTGTCTCTTGGTTATGTTCTCAG GTTGACCTTAGGGCCATTCTGGCAAATCCCCTTGCTTTGAGTCAAGGAGTACTGCTGTCACTTCTGCAACAATTAGCCTGTGATATCAACAAGGATAGATCCCGGAAAATTGGATGGATGACAGACGTGGCTGCAGCCGTTAATCCCACAGATCCAATGATAGCAATGCACGTACGACCCATCTTTGAACAGGTGTATCAGATTTTGAACCATCAACGGACCTTGTCAACGATCTCTCCCGTTGAGCTCACTGGCATTCGTATTATAATGCATGTTGTCAACTCCATGCTGGTAACTTGTAAATGA
- the LOC111810828 gene encoding uncharacterized protein LOC111810828, translated as MCCFGKVCMLCTCLILVVVAVGFLFGFGVFKDGFHKIKDKADFCDGGICGGGRPFFAAAPPPRF; from the coding sequence ATGTGCTGCTTCGGAAAGGTGTGCATGCTGTGCACATGCCTGATTCTGGTGGTCGTGGCCGTCGGATTCCTCTTCGGATTCGGAGTTTTCAAAGACGGATTTCATAAGATCAAAGATAAGGCCGATTTCTGCGACGGAGGTATCTGCGGCGGCGGAAGGCCTTTCTTCGCTGCTGCGCCGCCTCCTCGTTTCTag